From one Nitrosococcus halophilus Nc 4 genomic stretch:
- the minC gene encoding septum site-determining protein MinC has translation MVSDPKRAFELKGELCTLSVLRLQDTDMGRITRELAAKVKIAPGFFSNTPIIIDLKDLNSSEALLDFTGLKITLIKHGLVPIGVRNAEAKEQEAAIQAGLALLRNDPAEYSSFGNADNSRPQRRQWDPEPPPPPRKSLMITRPVRSGQQIYARECDLVVLAQSSPGSELLADGNIHVYGPLRGRALAGVHGDTEVRIFCQSLEAELIAIAGNYKLIDDAETSLKGRPVQIYLQEDHLMISPL, from the coding sequence ATGGTCTCTGATCCAAAGCGTGCTTTTGAACTTAAAGGTGAGCTATGTACCCTAAGCGTACTGCGATTGCAGGATACGGACATGGGGCGAATAACCCGTGAGCTTGCGGCCAAAGTCAAAATTGCCCCCGGCTTCTTTTCCAATACCCCCATTATCATTGACCTTAAGGACTTGAATAGCAGCGAGGCCCTGCTTGATTTTACTGGGCTCAAGATCACGCTCATTAAACATGGACTAGTGCCCATAGGGGTGCGTAATGCCGAGGCAAAGGAACAAGAAGCGGCAATCCAAGCAGGGCTGGCTTTACTTAGGAACGATCCTGCTGAATACTCCTCATTTGGAAATGCTGATAATTCTAGGCCTCAGCGCCGCCAATGGGATCCTGAACCGCCGCCCCCTCCCCGCAAAAGCCTGATGATCACCCGGCCCGTTCGCTCAGGCCAGCAAATCTACGCCCGGGAATGTGATCTTGTGGTGCTAGCCCAGTCTAGCCCTGGCTCAGAGCTGCTCGCAGACGGTAACATTCATGTTTACGGCCCCTTACGAGGGCGTGCACTGGCAGGAGTCCATGGAGATACGGAGGTGCGGATCTTTTGTCAAAGTTTGGAAGCGGAATTGATTGCTATCGCAGGCAATTACAAACTAATCGACGATGCAGAAACGTCACTCAAGGGTCGTCCTGTGCAAATTTATTTGCAGGAGGATCACCTAATGATTTCACCCCTATAA
- the minD gene encoding septum site-determining protein MinD: MTKIIVVTSGKGGVGKTTTSASFSTGLAMQGYKTAVVDFDVGLRNLDLIMGCERRVVYDFVNVINQEARLNQALIKDKHIEDLYILPASQTRNKDALTREGVTRVLDELRELDFDYIVCDSPAGIEHGALMALYFADEALVVTNPEISAVRDSDRILGILQSQSQRAEQSQEPVKEHLIISRYSPEQVKQGEMLSVDDILDILAIPMLGVIPESKEVLQASNAGIPVIMDDATDAGQAYWDVVCRFLGEDVPHRFIHLQRKPFFKRLFG; this comes from the coding sequence GTGACCAAAATAATTGTCGTCACATCTGGCAAGGGCGGCGTGGGCAAAACAACGACGAGTGCCTCGTTTTCCACAGGACTCGCCATGCAAGGCTATAAGACCGCAGTGGTTGATTTTGATGTAGGTCTACGCAACCTTGACCTTATTATGGGATGTGAGCGACGCGTAGTCTATGATTTTGTCAATGTCATTAATCAAGAAGCGCGCCTCAACCAAGCCCTTATTAAAGATAAGCACATTGAAGATTTATATATACTCCCTGCTTCTCAAACCCGTAACAAAGATGCCTTAACCCGGGAAGGGGTCACCCGGGTTTTAGACGAATTACGGGAACTTGATTTTGATTATATTGTTTGTGATTCACCAGCCGGTATTGAACATGGGGCGCTCATGGCCCTCTATTTCGCAGACGAGGCTTTGGTGGTGACTAATCCTGAAATTTCAGCAGTCCGCGATTCTGACCGAATTCTTGGTATCCTACAAAGTCAATCCCAGCGGGCTGAACAAAGTCAAGAACCGGTCAAAGAACATTTAATCATCAGTCGCTATAGCCCTGAGCAGGTCAAGCAGGGCGAGATGTTGAGCGTCGATGATATACTCGATATCCTTGCTATTCCCATGCTAGGCGTCATTCCCGAGTCCAAAGAGGTTCTGCAAGCCTCGAACGCGGGAATACCTGTTATCATGGATGACGCCACTGATGCCGGCCAGGCCTATTGGGATGTGGTCTGTCGCTTTTTGGGTGAGGATGTTCCCCACCGGTTCATCCATCTCCAGCGCAAGCCCTTCTTTAAACGGCTTTTTGGGTAA